CCATTTAAAGAGGATGTTCTCTTTTCTAGCTGGTGTTTCGCTCACAGAATATATCCGAAGAAGGAAGCTTACTTTAGCCGCGTTTGACCTGAAAGACAGCAATGTGAAGGTGATCGATGTTGCGATGAAGTATGGCTACACCTCTCCTGATTCATTTGCCAGAGCCTTTCATGCATTGCATGGGATCACTCCGTCGGAAGCCAGGAATCATGGTCATTCCTTAAAAGCCTATCCGCCGATGACCTTCCAGTTATCAATAAAGGGAGGATCAGAAATGAATTATCGAATCGTCGAGAAGGAAGCATTCCGTATTGTCGGCATCGCGAAAAGAGTGCCGCTGATTTACCATGGAGTGAACCCGGAGATTGCCGAGATGTGGAAGAGCTTGAGTATGGAAAAAATCCAGGAACTGAAGGACCTTTCGAATATTGAGCCTAACGGATTAATCAGTGCGTCTACAAATTTTTCCGAGGGCCGGATGGAGGGGAAGGGAGACCTGGATCATTATATTGGCGCTGCGACAACGAAGGAGTGTCCGGAGCATTTAGCTTCACTTGAAGTTACACCAACTACATGGGCAGTGTTCGAAGCAGTCGGCCCATTCCCTGAGACTCTCCAAAATGTCTGGGGGCGGATTTACTCCGAATGGTTCCCGTCCTCGAGTTATGAACAAGTAGAAGGTCCCGAACTCCTGTGGAACGAAAATAAAGATATGAACTCACCGAAGTATCGGAGTGAAATATGGATTCCGGTCAGATGCAAATAAGGAACTGAATGAAAACGAAGCATAGGGTTCAACGTCCCTATGCTTCGTTTTCATTCTCTTGTTTTTCTTCGTGTTTTTTTCTCCAATTTTTAGGGTTAAAGTACTTTCTGATTTTACCTGCGACTTCTTTTCCGACCATAATCGCTCCAAGCCAGAAGGTAACTTCAGCAAGTACCAGGCTGCTTGTGATACTGATGACCTTCATTTTACCGGGAATCGGTAGAAAAGGAATGCCAAGTGGAGTCACCCAAATAATGAAGGATGAAATAATAAGGATCATTCCAATTGTATATCGTAAAGGTTTTTTATTTTTCGTTTCGGTTTGCATTCTTAACCCCCGGAAAGAGTTTATTTTGATTTTACCATAATCGGCCTGGAAGCACAGGAATGCTGATGAAAGAAGCGTAGAGCCAACTTTTTCAGACTCTCACTTACTTATTGACAGAGTGCTTGTACATGAATTATATTGTACTTACATTAATTGAATAGTTCTCCTAAAGGGGAGTAGCTTTTACAACAGAGTCGTCATTTCGGAGGTCGCGTATCTCCCGGCTTTGTTGGCAACGTTATCGTTGTTAGCAAGACCTTTGCCTATTTTGGTAAAGGTCTTTTTATGTTTCGAAGACCTTTACCATGTCTGGTAAGGGTCTTTTTCTATGTTCAGGCCGGCCACAGACGAATTGGAACTTTCAATAATATGAAACTATTGGAAAGGAGTTGGGTCAGAGTGAAAAAGAAAAAAGTGACTTTTGAGGAATTGCTGAAAGAGAACAGGCGTGAGCTTTTGGAGGATCAGAAGCTGCTTGAAAAAATCGATGAGCGGATTGAAGCCAGGCGCATGGGAGTTAAAAACGGAAACGCATCATAAATTTTAAAAGGGGGAATAGTGATTGGAACTGTCGATTTTATTTGAATATGGTTGGGTATTGCTGCTATTAATTGCTCTTGAAGGATTGCTCGCAGCTGATAATGCATTGGTATTGGCGATCATGGTAAAGCATCTCCCGGAAGAAGAGAGGAAAAAGGCACTATTCTATGGTTTGGCAGGCGCATTTGTTTTTCGTTTTGCTTCACTATTCATCATTTCTTTCCTGGTGGATGTCTGGCAGGTACAGGCAATCGGAGCATTATACCTGCTGTTCATTGCCATTAACCACATAGTCAGGAAGCTTTATTTTAAAAAAGTGGAAGACGAGAACAAATCTACAGATAAAAAGAAATCAGGCTTCTGGGCAACTGTATTTAAAGTAGAACTAGCTGATATCGCTTTTGCGGTTGATTCGATTCTGGCTGCTGTGGCACTGGCGATGACTTTGCCGAACACAAACCTGCCGGAGATTGGCGGAATGGATGGCGGCAAGTTCCTTGTCATTTTTGCAGGTGGATTAATCGGTTTGATTATCATGCGTTTCGCTGCCAACCTTTTCGTGAAATTGCTCCAATCAAGACCAGGTCTAGAAATCGCCGCTTTTGCGATTGTTGGCTGGGTAGGCGTCAAGCTGGCTGTATTGACACTGGGGCATAAGGATATCGGGGTCATCTCTTACGAATTCGCCCATTCTGTTGAATGGAAACTGTTCTTCTACACGGTACTCGTCGGCATTGCAGCCACTGGCTGGTTCATGTCGAAGGAAAAGACTGTCAAGCAAGCTGCTTAAATATGTCAGAAGGATATAATCGGTTTTTGCAAAGAATAGTAGTGACTATCCATTGACTTGAATTGGGGATAAAAGACCGGCAGGGAGAAAAGCTCTTAATGTCCTGACATTTAAATGATGTGATACACTTATGAGAAATAGGTATTTGGAGGTTGATCCCTTTTGGGAACAGAGATAGTGGTATTGTTGATCCTGATTGTCTTGAACGCTTTCTTTGCGGCATCAGAGATCGCGCTGATTTCTTTAAATGACAATAAAGTAAAATTGATGGCTGAAGGCGGTGACCGCAAAGCGCAAATGCTGTACAATCTGATGTCTGAACCAAGCCGGTTCCTCGCGACAATCCAGATTGGCATCACGCTGGCCGGATTCCTGGCGAGTGCGTTTGCGGCTGAAAGCTTTGCTGGACGGATGGCAGCATTTCTAAGCGAAATGGGTGTGCCGCTTTCACAAAGCATGCTGGAATTAGTATCTGTCATTACAATCACTTTAGTGCTGTCTTATTTTACTCTCGTACTTGGAGAATTGGTCCCGAAGCGGCTTGCGTTGCAGAAAGCTGAACCGATTGCGATGTTCGCTGCTGCTCCTTTGACAGTCTTATCGAAGATTTCTTCTCCGTTCGTTAAGTTATTGACGTTATCCACTAACGGAATCGTCAGACTGTTTGGAGTCGATCCAAATGCGGATGAAGAGAATGTAACCGAGGAAGAAATTCGCATGATGGTCGATGTGGGCATGGAAAAAGGGACCATCCAGGATACAGAGAAAGAGATGATTAACAATATCTTTGAATTCGATAATAAGACAATCTCTGATATCATGACCCACAGGACCAATATCGTCGCTCTTTCTGTTGATACCAGCCTGAGAGATACAGTTGCCATAGTCAACAGGGAAAAGTACACAAGAATGCCTGTATATGAAGGCAGCATCGACCATATCGTTGGCATTCTTCACACAAAGGATCTGATTCCGTTCATTGAATGTGAGGATCAGGAACAGTTTAACCTGAGAAGCATGCTTCGCGAACCAAACTTCGTACTGGAATCAATGCGTCTCGATCAGTTATTTAAAGTGATGCAGAAGAGCAATATCCATATGGCGGTTGCGATTGATGAATATGGCGGAACGGATGGAATAGTGACGATTGAGGACCTGATCGAGGAAATCGTCGGCAATATTTTCGATGAGTATGATGAGCCGGAACTTGACGCCGCTGAAATTGTTCAGGT
This window of the Mesobacillus jeotgali genome carries:
- a CDS encoding AraC family transcriptional regulator, coding for MDLLQSMNEAMRYIEETLADEIDFREVAKRAYCSEYHLKRMFSFLAGVSLTEYIRRRKLTLAAFDLKDSNVKVIDVAMKYGYTSPDSFARAFHALHGITPSEARNHGHSLKAYPPMTFQLSIKGGSEMNYRIVEKEAFRIVGIAKRVPLIYHGVNPEIAEMWKSLSMEKIQELKDLSNIEPNGLISASTNFSEGRMEGKGDLDHYIGAATTKECPEHLASLEVTPTTWAVFEAVGPFPETLQNVWGRIYSEWFPSSSYEQVEGPELLWNENKDMNSPKYRSEIWIPVRCK
- a CDS encoding transporter suffix domain-containing protein — translated: MQTETKNKKPLRYTIGMILIISSFIIWVTPLGIPFLPIPGKMKVISITSSLVLAEVTFWLGAIMVGKEVAGKIRKYFNPKNWRKKHEEKQENENEA
- a CDS encoding FbpB family small basic protein, with the protein product MKKKKVTFEELLKENRRELLEDQKLLEKIDERIEARRMGVKNGNAS
- a CDS encoding TerC family protein; this encodes MELSILFEYGWVLLLLIALEGLLAADNALVLAIMVKHLPEEERKKALFYGLAGAFVFRFASLFIISFLVDVWQVQAIGALYLLFIAINHIVRKLYFKKVEDENKSTDKKKSGFWATVFKVELADIAFAVDSILAAVALAMTLPNTNLPEIGGMDGGKFLVIFAGGLIGLIIMRFAANLFVKLLQSRPGLEIAAFAIVGWVGVKLAVLTLGHKDIGVISYEFAHSVEWKLFFYTVLVGIAATGWFMSKEKTVKQAA
- a CDS encoding hemolysin family protein; translation: MGTEIVVLLILIVLNAFFAASEIALISLNDNKVKLMAEGGDRKAQMLYNLMSEPSRFLATIQIGITLAGFLASAFAAESFAGRMAAFLSEMGVPLSQSMLELVSVITITLVLSYFTLVLGELVPKRLALQKAEPIAMFAAAPLTVLSKISSPFVKLLTLSTNGIVRLFGVDPNADEENVTEEEIRMMVDVGMEKGTIQDTEKEMINNIFEFDNKTISDIMTHRTNIVALSVDTSLRDTVAIVNREKYTRMPVYEGSIDHIVGILHTKDLIPFIECEDQEQFNLRSMLREPNFVLESMRLDQLFKVMQKSNIHMAVAIDEYGGTDGIVTIEDLIEEIVGNIFDEYDEPELDAAEIVQVDANQYIMTGTLNLYEVEDALKIELPSEEYDTLSGFVLGQLGYIPAAGEHPEVEYQDIVFTVAEMDDRRIAHVNVRIKNSAMSSE